From Planctomycetota bacterium, a single genomic window includes:
- a CDS encoding DUF1080 domain-containing protein, with protein sequence MRSRHVLAALALAALSLSVYAAATGGSRNPLDWEIHDMNRPMSPVVEPGTFSEGCKPPSDAVVLFDGTNTDKWDGKWEIKDGALVVVPKSGDMRTKDAFGDCQLHIEWSSDPSSKGTSQSRSNSGVFLMDTYEVQVLDTYRNENKTYADGQAGSIYGQYPPLVNPARPAGEWNAYDIIFHRPHFDDAGKVTQPATMTVFFNGCLVQDHEALVGPTSHAKRQPYAKHADKLPIHLQDHRNDPIRYRNIWIRPLE encoded by the coding sequence ATGCGTTCCCGTCATGTTCTGGCCGCGCTCGCGCTGGCCGCGCTGTCGCTGAGCGTTTACGCCGCGGCGACCGGCGGGTCGCGCAATCCGCTGGACTGGGAGATTCACGACATGAATCGCCCCATGTCCCCCGTCGTCGAGCCCGGCACGTTCAGCGAGGGATGCAAGCCGCCGAGCGATGCGGTCGTCCTCTTCGACGGCACGAACACCGACAAGTGGGACGGCAAATGGGAGATCAAGGACGGCGCCCTCGTCGTCGTGCCCAAGTCCGGCGACATGCGCACCAAAGACGCCTTCGGCGATTGCCAACTCCATATCGAATGGTCCAGCGACCCGAGCTCCAAGGGCACGAGCCAGTCGCGCTCCAACTCCGGCGTGTTCCTCATGGACACCTACGAAGTGCAGGTCCTGGACACGTATCGCAACGAGAACAAGACCTACGCCGACGGACAGGCCGGGTCGATCTATGGGCAGTACCCGCCGCTGGTGAACCCCGCCCGACCGGCTGGTGAATGGAACGCTTATGACATCATCTTCCATCGCCCGCACTTCGACGACGCCGGCAAAGTCACTCAGCCCGCCACCATGACCGTCTTCTTCAACGGCTGCCTCGTGCAGGATCACGAAGCGCTCGTCGGCCCGACCAGCCACGCCAAACGTCAACCCTACGCCAAGCACGCCGACAAACTCCCCATCCATCTCCAGGACCACCGCAACGACCCCATCCGCTATCGCAACATCTGGATCCGCCCCCTCGAATAA